In Silene latifolia isolate original U9 population chromosome X, ASM4854445v1, whole genome shotgun sequence, the following proteins share a genomic window:
- the LOC141620293 gene encoding uncharacterized protein LOC141620293 yields MRRGTVPFKYLGVNVSPKRLSIMDCDCLVEKIVEKIRGFGARKLSYAGRLVLIKAVLSNLHSYWARIFILPKIVIKKIEGVCRSYLWHGTENKENPALVSWDQICHKKKHGGLGLRDLHAWNVAAIGKYVWWVAMKADHLWVRWVHAIYIKSNSWEDYQPTIGSSWAWKKICQVKNIYKTKLYSSNNVEHYSIKEGYEWLRPARPIVSWYPWMLNRWIVPKHSFMVWLVAQQRLLTQDRLIKMNITTVNYCYLCGDAHKHLFFECYYSRSCLQVISDWCLLQLPVTECIHWWVKWRTPELSRKQIIAMILASILAHVWFSRNKCRIDGYVIRPTVLCRMIKMEVQHKLNNCVIQSQNRRVLDWVQYLQTA; encoded by the coding sequence ATGAGGAGAGGGACAGTCCCTTTTAAGTATCTGGGGGTTAATGTGTCCCCTAAGAGACTTTCTATTATGGACTGTGATTGTTTAGTTGAAAAGATTGTGGAGAAAATCAGAGGTTTTGGAGCTAGAAAACTTTCTTATGCTGGTAGGTTGGTGTTGATTAAAGCTGTTCTTAGTAATCTTCATAGTTATTGGGCTAGAATCTTCATTCTCCCCAAAATTGTCATTAAGAAAATTGAAGGGGTGTGTAGGAGCTACCTTTGGCATGGGACTGAGAACAAGGAAAACCCTGCACTGGTTTCTTGGGACCAGATCTGCCACAAGAAGAAGCATGGGGGCCTGGGGCTAAGGGATCTTCATGCGTGGAATGTGGCTGCCATAGGAAAGTATGTGTGGTGGGTAGCCATGAAGGCTGATCATTTGTGGGTAAGATGGGTGCATGCCATTTACATTAAATCAAATTCTTGGGAAGACTATCAACCTACAATTGGTTCTAGTTGGGCATGGAAAAAAATTTGCCAAGTAAAAAATATTTATAAGACTAAGTTATACTCTTCCAACAATGTGGAGCATTATTCAATCAAAGAGGGGTATGAGTGGCTTAGACCTGCTAGGCCTATAGTCAGCTGGTATCCTTGGATGCTAAATAGATGGATAGTACCTAAGCATAGTTTCATGGTGTGGCTTGTTGCTCAGCAGAGACTTCTAACTCAGGACAGGCTTATCAAGATGAATATTACAACTGTCAACTATTGTTACTTGTGTGGTGATGCTCACAAGCATCTGTTTTTTGAATGCTATTACAGTAGAAGTTGCTTGCAAGTAATTTCAGATTGGTGTTTACTGCAACTACCTGTCACTGAATGCATCCACTGGTGGGTAAAGTGGAGGACGCCTGAACTCAGCAGGAAGCAGATCATAGCTATGATTTTAGCAAGCATTCTGGCTCATGTATGGTTCAGCAGAAACAAATGCAGGATAGATGGGTATGTCATCAGGCCTACAGTTCTTTGTAGGATGATTAAAATGGAGGTGCAGCATAAACTAAACAACTGTGTAATTCAGTCTCAGAATAGACGAGTCTTAGACTGGGTGCAGTACCTGCAGACTGCCTAG